One part of the Algibacter sp. L1A34 genome encodes these proteins:
- a CDS encoding alanine/glycine:cation symporter family protein gives MKKYLLSIFTLVVPFLSFAQEMSMDEAIEAKFKPFASAVSHVVFYPVTIAGKDMPIVIIVLLLGALFFTLSFKFANIRLLGVAIRATNGKYDHIDHHSVEEAAGDPTPGGDVFESPQAEGVVGEVTHFQALTAALSATVGLGNIAGVAVAIAIGGPGATFWMILAGFLGMSTKLVEATLGVKYREVGEDGKIYGGPMYYLRKGLKEKNLGGLGKVLAFIFAVFVVGGSFGGGNMFQANQAAAQFKLLFDLDSGFVFGVIMAVLVAIVIIGGIKRIGQVTEKIVPFMGIMYVGAALIIIVMNITAVPEAVSQVWAGVFENNSLLGGFVGVMIVGFQRAAFSNEAGVGSASIAHAAVKTRFPASEGIVASIGPFVDTVIICTMTALVIVITNIKSNLFEYANLDAGNNVIMNGTGEHLGGVDLTSVAFDSAIPNFSILLTVAVILFAFSTMLSWSYYGIQGWKYLFGKGRVADITYKILFLFFVVIGASSSLNSVVEFSDAMIFAMVFPNIIGLLLLMPKVRDELDRYLVAIGHKKKK, from the coding sequence ATGAAGAAATACCTTCTTTCAATATTTACTTTAGTAGTCCCCTTTTTATCATTTGCACAAGAGATGTCAATGGATGAAGCTATAGAGGCTAAATTTAAACCTTTCGCTTCTGCAGTTAGTCACGTGGTTTTTTATCCTGTTACTATAGCTGGTAAAGACATGCCAATTGTAATTATTGTGCTTTTATTAGGGGCTTTATTTTTTACTTTATCTTTTAAGTTTGCTAATATAAGATTACTAGGAGTTGCTATTCGTGCTACCAACGGAAAATACGATCATATAGATCACCATAGTGTAGAAGAGGCCGCAGGAGATCCTACTCCAGGAGGAGATGTTTTTGAAAGCCCTCAGGCAGAAGGTGTGGTTGGAGAAGTAACCCATTTTCAAGCCTTAACCGCGGCATTATCTGCTACGGTAGGTTTAGGTAATATTGCTGGTGTTGCTGTAGCTATTGCTATCGGTGGACCTGGAGCAACTTTCTGGATGATTTTAGCTGGTTTCTTAGGAATGTCTACAAAGTTAGTCGAGGCTACTTTAGGTGTGAAATACAGAGAAGTTGGTGAAGATGGAAAGATTTATGGAGGTCCAATGTATTATTTAAGAAAAGGACTAAAAGAAAAAAACCTTGGAGGTTTAGGTAAAGTATTAGCCTTTATATTTGCTGTTTTTGTTGTAGGAGGCTCTTTTGGTGGTGGAAATATGTTTCAAGCCAATCAAGCTGCTGCACAATTTAAATTGTTGTTTGATTTAGATTCAGGTTTTGTTTTTGGTGTTATAATGGCTGTTTTAGTAGCTATTGTTATTATTGGAGGTATTAAAAGAATAGGGCAAGTTACAGAAAAGATAGTTCCATTTATGGGAATTATGTACGTTGGTGCTGCTCTAATAATTATAGTTATGAATATAACGGCCGTACCAGAAGCTGTAAGTCAGGTTTGGGCAGGTGTATTTGAAAATAACTCACTGTTAGGTGGTTTTGTTGGTGTAATGATTGTTGGGTTTCAAAGAGCAGCTTTCTCAAACGAAGCTGGTGTTGGATCTGCTTCTATTGCCCATGCAGCTGTAAAAACTAGATTCCCTGCAAGTGAAGGTATTGTGGCGTCTATAGGGCCCTTTGTTGATACTGTAATAATTTGTACAATGACGGCTTTAGTTATTGTTATTACAAATATAAAAAGTAACTTGTTTGAATATGCGAATCTAGATGCGGGTAATAATGTTATTATGAATGGTACTGGAGAGCATTTAGGAGGTGTAGATTTAACATCTGTTGCTTTTGATTCGGCAATTCCTAATTTCTCTATATTACTAACGGTAGCAGTTATATTATTTGCTTTTTCAACCATGTTGTCTTGGTCTTATTATGGAATACAAGGCTGGAAATATTTATTTGGAAAAGGTAGAGTTGCAGATATAACATATAAAATATTGTTTTTATTTTTTGTGGTAATAGGTGCTTCTTCAAGTCTTAATTCAGTTGTTGAATTTTCAGATGCCATGATTTTTGCAATGGTTTTCCCTAATATTATTGGGCTTCTTTTATTGATGCCTAAAGTTAGAGACGAACTAGATAGATATCTAGTAGCAATAGGTCATAAAAAGAAAAAATAA
- a CDS encoding ComEA family DNA-binding protein, producing MNLFKSHVTFSKEQRRGIFLLLTIIILLQCVYFFVLPKVLENSSEDVQINNEALTKFTKEIDSLKLIELKARKPKVFPFNPNFITDYKGASLGMSNEEIDRLLSFRKQDQWINSIKQFQEVTKVSDSLLNSISPYFKFPEWVTNPKASKTSFKNSYKTKPKTFAQKQDLNTATVQQLQKVNGIGEAYSNRIIKLRNKFKGGFIADVQLLDVYGLTPEVIEKIKLDFTVKTPRSIQKINLNTATVDQLVTIQHIDYDLAHHIVEQRQLHEGFKSFTELLKVKDFPVNKIEIIELYLRIDKSN from the coding sequence ATGAATTTATTTAAATCCCACGTCACGTTTTCTAAAGAGCAGCGACGTGGGATTTTTTTATTATTAACCATTATTATTCTACTGCAGTGTGTTTACTTTTTTGTATTGCCGAAAGTCTTAGAAAATTCATCAGAAGATGTTCAAATTAATAATGAAGCATTAACGAAGTTTACAAAAGAAATCGATTCGCTTAAATTAATAGAATTAAAAGCTCGGAAACCAAAAGTGTTCCCTTTCAATCCCAATTTTATTACGGATTACAAAGGTGCCTCATTAGGTATGAGTAATGAAGAAATTGATAGACTTCTCAGTTTTAGAAAACAAGATCAATGGATAAATTCAATCAAACAATTTCAGGAAGTTACTAAAGTATCCGATTCATTGTTAAACAGTATTTCTCCATATTTTAAATTTCCAGAATGGGTTACAAACCCAAAAGCATCTAAAACATCCTTTAAGAATTCTTATAAAACAAAACCGAAAACTTTTGCGCAAAAGCAAGATTTAAACACGGCTACGGTTCAACAACTTCAAAAAGTAAATGGTATTGGCGAAGCATATTCAAACCGTATTATAAAACTCCGAAACAAATTTAAAGGAGGTTTTATAGCAGATGTACAATTGCTAGATGTTTATGGTTTAACACCAGAAGTTATCGAGAAAATAAAACTCGATTTTACCGTAAAAACACCTCGTAGCATTCAGAAAATAAATTTAAACACTGCAACCGTAGATCAATTGGTTACTATTCAGCATATCGATTACGATTTGGCACACCATATTGTTGAGCAACGCCAATTGCACGAGGGTTTTAAATCCTTTACCGAATTACTTAAAGTAAAAGACTTTCCGGTAAATAAAATCGAGATAATTGAATTATATTTGCGAATTGACAAATCAAACTAA
- a CDS encoding acyl-CoA dehydrogenase family protein, with protein sequence MNSMYFTEEHQLFRTSLQDFLQKEVVPHIEKWEKAGEIDRFIWRKFGDMGFFGIKYPEAYGGLDLDLFYTVILLEELQKINSGGFAAAIWAHAYLAMTHLNAEGDEAIKQKYLVPSIAGEKVGCLCISEPFGGSDVAGMRTTAVKKGDSYIINGSKTFITNGVYSDYLVVAAKTNPELGNKGISIFVIDRETAGVSATKLDKLGWKASDTGEIAFDNVEIPASQLMGKENSGFAYIMQHFASERLIMGINAHARAEFALEYALKYMSERQAFGRTIDKFQALRHSIADLYTDMEICKTFNYAIAYRLDKGEYVVKEATMSKLRSTKMADEVIYQCLQFLGGYGYMEDYPMARLMRDSRLGTIGGGTSEILREILAKIIIDKKEYKPAT encoded by the coding sequence ATGAATAGCATGTACTTCACAGAAGAACACCAACTTTTTAGAACAAGTCTTCAAGATTTTTTACAAAAAGAAGTTGTACCACATATTGAAAAATGGGAAAAAGCTGGTGAAATAGACCGTTTTATTTGGAGAAAATTTGGAGATATGGGATTCTTTGGAATTAAATATCCTGAAGCCTATGGCGGTCTCGATTTAGATTTATTCTATACTGTAATTCTGCTAGAAGAACTGCAAAAAATTAATTCTGGTGGTTTTGCAGCAGCTATTTGGGCGCACGCATATTTAGCGATGACGCATTTAAATGCAGAAGGGGATGAGGCTATAAAACAAAAGTATTTAGTGCCAAGCATTGCAGGTGAAAAAGTGGGATGCCTTTGTATTAGTGAACCTTTCGGTGGAAGCGATGTGGCAGGTATGCGTACAACGGCCGTTAAAAAAGGAGATTCGTATATAATAAACGGTTCAAAAACCTTTATTACCAATGGTGTTTATAGCGATTATTTAGTGGTAGCAGCAAAAACGAATCCCGAATTAGGAAATAAAGGAATAAGTATTTTTGTAATCGATCGAGAAACTGCTGGCGTATCGGCAACAAAACTCGATAAATTAGGATGGAAAGCCTCCGATACAGGGGAGATAGCCTTCGATAATGTAGAAATACCAGCAAGCCAACTCATGGGTAAGGAAAATAGTGGTTTTGCATACATTATGCAGCATTTTGCTTCAGAGCGTTTAATTATGGGGATAAATGCCCATGCGCGTGCAGAATTCGCTTTAGAATATGCTTTAAAATACATGAGCGAGCGCCAAGCTTTCGGTAGAACTATCGATAAATTTCAAGCTTTACGACACAGTATAGCCGATTTATACACCGATATGGAAATATGTAAAACCTTTAATTACGCCATAGCTTACCGATTAGATAAAGGTGAATATGTGGTAAAAGAAGCTACAATGTCTAAACTGAGGTCGACAAAAATGGCCGATGAGGTTATCTATCAATGTCTACAATTTCTTGGCGGCTACGGCTATATGGAAGATTACCCAATGGCAAGACTTATGCGAGACAGCCGACTAGGTACAATTGGTGGAGGAACTTCCGAAATATTGCGAGAAATTCTAGCCAAAATAATAATTGATAAAAAAGAATACAAGCCAGCAACTTAA
- the rpsU gene encoding 30S ribosomal protein S21 yields the protein MLIIPIKEGENIDRALKRYKRKFVKTTVKNQLQSRKQFNKPSVVRRTQVQKAQYIQGLRDAEEV from the coding sequence ATGTTAATAATACCAATTAAAGAAGGAGAAAATATAGATAGAGCGTTAAAGCGTTACAAACGTAAGTTTGTGAAAACAACGGTAAAAAACCAGTTGCAGTCACGCAAACAATTTAACAAACCTTCTGTTGTACGTAGAACTCAGGTTCAAAAAGCACAATATATCCAAGGATTAAGAGATGCAGAGGAAGTATAA
- a CDS encoding tyrosine-type recombinase/integrase, giving the protein MPFQSFIDYLLLEKNYSALTVNAYNSDLKAFSKFIKVEFDDESVNNVNYAQIRNWIVSLVESGISNRSINRKISSLNTYYKFLLKVGDIKLNPLAKHRALKTSKKIQVPFSETEVANVLSDLNFGDDFESLRNKLIIELFYSTGIRRIELVELELSRFDIGNKSLKVLGKRNKERIIPLLPSVIETCKSYLKARNKLEYIVDSNKLFLTQKGVKIYETLVYRIINEYFSLASSKVKKSPHILRHSFATHLLNQGADLNAVKELLGHSSLAATQVYTHNSIAELKKVHVNAHPRSKK; this is encoded by the coding sequence ATGCCCTTTCAATCATTTATCGATTATCTGCTTCTCGAAAAAAACTATTCGGCACTAACCGTAAATGCTTATAATTCAGATTTAAAAGCCTTTTCAAAATTTATAAAAGTAGAGTTTGATGATGAATCTGTTAACAATGTAAACTATGCGCAAATTCGGAACTGGATTGTTTCGCTAGTAGAAAGCGGTATTTCAAATCGAAGCATAAACCGTAAAATTTCATCATTAAATACTTATTATAAGTTTCTATTAAAAGTTGGTGATATTAAATTAAATCCGCTAGCAAAACATCGCGCTTTAAAAACAAGTAAAAAAATACAAGTCCCATTTTCGGAAACCGAAGTCGCAAATGTATTAAGCGATTTAAATTTTGGTGACGATTTTGAAAGCTTACGTAACAAGCTTATTATAGAGTTGTTTTATTCCACAGGTATACGAAGAATAGAATTGGTAGAGTTAGAGTTATCTCGTTTTGATATTGGTAATAAATCATTAAAGGTCCTGGGTAAACGAAATAAGGAGCGTATAATCCCTTTATTGCCGTCCGTAATAGAAACCTGTAAAAGCTATTTAAAGGCGAGAAATAAATTGGAGTATATTGTAGATTCCAACAAGTTGTTTTTAACCCAAAAAGGTGTTAAAATATATGAAACACTTGTTTACAGAATAATTAATGAGTATTTTAGTTTAGCATCTTCAAAGGTTAAAAAGAGCCCGCATATACTAAGGCATTCTTTTGCAACACATTTGTTAAACCAAGGTGCAGACTTAAATGCTGTTAAAGAGCTTCTTGGTCATTCAAGTTTAGCAGCAACACAGGTTTATACTCATAATAGTATAGCCGAGTTAAAAAAGGTGCATGTTAATGCGCACCCTAGAAGTAAAAAATAA
- the hpf gene encoding ribosome hibernation-promoting factor, HPF/YfiA family, with product MKVNTQSVNFNADQKLIDFIQKRMDKLDLFYDKVIKSDVFLKLENTSDKENKVFEARVSVPGDSIVVKKQCKSFEEGADMAISSLERQLKKRKEKLRAHL from the coding sequence ATGAAAGTAAACACCCAATCCGTAAATTTTAATGCAGATCAAAAGTTGATAGACTTTATTCAAAAACGAATGGATAAGTTAGATTTGTTTTATGACAAGGTAATTAAATCGGATGTTTTTTTAAAGTTAGAAAACACCAGCGATAAAGAAAATAAAGTATTTGAAGCACGAGTAAGTGTGCCAGGGGATAGTATTGTTGTAAAAAAGCAATGTAAAAGTTTTGAGGAAGGGGCAGATATGGCAATTTCATCTTTAGAACGCCAGTTAAAAAAGCGAAAAGAAAAATTAAGAGCACATTTATAA
- the tuf gene encoding elongation factor Tu, whose product MAKATFDRSKPHLNIGTIGHVDHGKTTLTAAITKVLADAGFSEARSFDQIDNAPEEKERGITINTSHVEYATANRHYAHVDCPGHADYVKNMVTGAAQMDGAILVVAATDGPMPQTREHILLGRQVGIPRIVVFMNKVDMVDDEELIELVDMEVRDLLSFYEYDGDNGPVIAGSALGALNGEKKWVDTVLELMEACDSWIEEPLREVDKPFLMPIEDVFSITGRGTVATGRIETGIANTGDPVEIIGMGAEKLTSTITGIEMFRQILDRGEAGDNAGILLRGIEKSQISRGMVIVKPGSVTPHAKFKAEVYILKKEEGGRHTPFHNNYRPQFYVRTTDVTGNIALPDGVEMVMPGDNLTITVELIQTIAMTVGLRFAIREGGRTVGAGQVTEILD is encoded by the coding sequence ATGGCAAAGGCAACTTTTGATCGTTCAAAACCACACTTAAACATTGGTACAATTGGACACGTAGATCACGGTAAAACAACTTTAACTGCTGCTATTACTAAAGTATTAGCTGATGCAGGTTTCTCAGAAGCAAGATCATTTGATCAAATTGATAACGCTCCAGAAGAAAAAGAAAGAGGTATAACAATTAATACTTCTCACGTAGAATATGCAACAGCAAATCGTCATTACGCTCACGTTGACTGTCCAGGTCACGCGGATTACGTAAAGAACATGGTAACTGGTGCAGCTCAAATGGATGGTGCTATTTTAGTAGTTGCGGCTACAGATGGTCCAATGCCACAAACTCGTGAGCATATCTTATTAGGACGTCAGGTAGGTATTCCTCGTATCGTTGTATTCATGAATAAAGTGGATATGGTTGATGATGAAGAATTAATCGAATTAGTAGACATGGAAGTTAGAGATTTATTATCTTTCTATGAATACGATGGAGATAATGGACCTGTAATTGCTGGTTCTGCTTTAGGTGCACTTAACGGTGAGAAAAAGTGGGTTGATACAGTATTAGAATTAATGGAAGCTTGTGATTCTTGGATCGAAGAGCCATTACGTGAGGTTGATAAACCTTTCTTAATGCCTATCGAAGATGTATTCTCTATTACTGGTCGTGGTACTGTTGCAACTGGTCGTATTGAAACTGGTATTGCAAACACTGGAGATCCTGTAGAAATTATTGGTATGGGTGCTGAGAAATTGACATCTACTATTACAGGTATCGAAATGTTCCGTCAAATATTAGATAGAGGTGAAGCTGGTGATAATGCTGGTATCTTATTAAGAGGTATTGAGAAATCTCAAATCTCTAGAGGTATGGTTATTGTTAAGCCGGGTTCTGTAACTCCACATGCTAAATTTAAAGCTGAGGTTTACATCCTTAAGAAAGAAGAAGGTGGACGTCATACTCCATTCCACAACAATTACCGTCCACAGTTTTACGTACGTACAACTGATGTAACTGGAAACATTGCGCTTCCTGATGGTGTTGAAATGGTTATGCCAGGAGACAACTTAACTATTACTGTTGAATTAATTCAAACAATTGCAATGACTGTAGGTTTACGTTTCGCAATTCGTGAAGGTGGTAGAACAGTTGGTGCTGGTCAAGTAACTGAAATTTTAGACTAA
- the secE gene encoding preprotein translocase subunit SecE: protein MAGFVNYIKESFGELKNNVSWPTWAEAQSLTILVAVFSIIFSLVIWGVDTVFSNVISFYFDLIK from the coding sequence ATGGCTGGATTTGTAAATTATATAAAAGAATCATTTGGGGAACTTAAAAACAATGTAAGTTGGCCAACATGGGCAGAAGCTCAAAGTTTAACCATTTTGGTTGCTGTGTTTTCAATTATATTCTCTCTAGTAATTTGGGGAGTAGATACAGTATTTAGTAATGTTATTTCATTTTACTTTGATCTAATTAAATAA
- the nusG gene encoding transcription termination/antitermination protein NusG, with amino-acid sequence MSEVSEKKWYVVRAVSGQENKIKTYIENEIARLGLTDYVDQVLVPTERVIQIRNGKKVHKEKVFFPGYIMVQANLTGEVPHIIRSVTNVIGFLGETKGGDPVPLRQSEVNRMLGKVDELAVEESAMVAIPYTRGETVKVIDGPFNGFDGTIENINEEKRKLEVMVKIFGRKTPLELSYMQVEKV; translated from the coding sequence ATGTCTGAAGTAAGTGAAAAAAAATGGTATGTTGTTCGTGCTGTAAGTGGTCAAGAAAACAAAATTAAGACATATATCGAGAATGAAATTGCTCGTTTAGGTCTTACTGATTATGTTGATCAAGTATTAGTTCCTACAGAACGCGTTATTCAAATCCGTAACGGAAAAAAAGTCCATAAAGAAAAAGTATTCTTCCCAGGATATATTATGGTACAAGCAAATTTAACAGGTGAAGTTCCTCATATTATACGTTCAGTGACTAATGTTATTGGGTTTTTAGGTGAAACTAAAGGAGGCGATCCTGTACCTTTAAGACAATCTGAAGTAAATAGAATGTTAGGTAAGGTGGATGAGTTGGCTGTTGAAGAAAGTGCTATGGTAGCAATTCCATATACAAGAGGTGAAACTGTTAAAGTAATTGACGGACCTTTTAATGGATTTGATGGTACAATCGAAAACATAAATGAAGAAAAGCGTAAGCTAGAAGTAATGGTGAAAATTTTTGGAAGAAAAACACCATTAGAATTAAGCTATATGCAAGTAGAAAAAGTATAA
- the rplK gene encoding 50S ribosomal protein L11 translates to MAKELSKVVKLQVRGGAANPSPPVGPALGAAGVNIMEFCKQFNARTQDKAGKVLPVVISVFKDKSFDFVIKTPPAAVQLMEAAKVKKGSGEPNRKKVAKVSWDQVKTIAEDKMVDLNAFTIESAMKMIAGTARSMGITVTGQFPN, encoded by the coding sequence ATGGCAAAAGAATTAAGTAAAGTAGTTAAGTTACAAGTTCGGGGAGGTGCTGCGAATCCGTCGCCACCGGTTGGACCCGCTTTAGGAGCCGCTGGTGTTAACATCATGGAGTTCTGTAAGCAATTCAATGCTAGAACCCAAGATAAAGCTGGTAAAGTATTACCAGTTGTTATATCTGTTTTTAAAGACAAGTCGTTTGACTTTGTTATTAAAACTCCTCCAGCAGCAGTCCAGTTAATGGAAGCAGCAAAAGTGAAGAAGGGTTCTGGAGAGCCAAACCGTAAAAAAGTAGCTAAAGTATCTTGGGATCAGGTTAAAACTATCGCAGAAGATAAAATGGTAGATTTAAATGCATTTACTATCGAATCTGCAATGAAAATGATAGCTGGAACTGCAAGATCAATGGGAATAACTGTAACAGGGCAATTCCCTAATTAA
- the rplA gene encoding 50S ribosomal protein L1 gives MARLTKKQKDALAKIEKGKVYSLTEASALVKDISNMKFDASIDLAVRLGVDPRKANQMVRGVVSLPHGTGKDVKVLALVTPDKEAEAKAAGADYVGLDEYLDKIKSGWTDVDVIITMPSVMGKLGPLGRVLGPRGLMPNPKTGTVTMDVAKAVTEVKAGKIDFKVDKTGIVHAAIGKASFSADKIAGNANELLTTLMKLKPTASKGIYVKSIFMSSTMSPSIAVDPKIG, from the coding sequence ATGGCAAGATTAACAAAAAAGCAAAAAGACGCTTTAGCGAAAATTGAAAAAGGGAAAGTATATTCTCTTACTGAAGCATCAGCATTAGTAAAAGATATTTCTAACATGAAATTTGATGCGTCAATTGACTTAGCTGTACGTTTGGGAGTAGATCCACGTAAAGCTAACCAGATGGTGAGAGGTGTTGTTTCACTTCCGCATGGTACTGGTAAAGATGTAAAAGTATTAGCATTAGTAACACCAGATAAAGAAGCCGAAGCTAAAGCAGCTGGAGCAGATTACGTAGGTTTAGATGAGTATCTTGATAAAATCAAGAGCGGTTGGACCGATGTTGATGTTATTATTACTATGCCAAGTGTTATGGGTAAGTTAGGTCCTTTAGGACGTGTATTAGGCCCACGTGGTTTAATGCCTAACCCAAAAACAGGTACAGTAACTATGGATGTAGCAAAAGCTGTAACAGAAGTAAAAGCTGGTAAAATTGACTTTAAAGTTGATAAAACTGGTATTGTACACGCTGCTATTGGAAAAGCATCTTTTAGTGCAGATAAAATTGCAGGTAATGCAAATGAATTATTAACAACTTTAATGAAACTAAAACCAACGGCTTCAAAAGGGATTTATGTAAAAAGCATCTTTATGTCTTCTACAATGAGCCCGAGTATTGCTGTTGATCCTAAAATTGGTTAA
- the rplJ gene encoding 50S ribosomal protein L10, which translates to MTREEKSQVIEELTAELANNANIYLADISGLNADTTSNLRRACFKANVKLAVVKNTLLEKAMEASERDFGNLPSVLKGNTSVMYSETGNVPAKLIKTFRKKAEKPLLKGAFIEESVYIGDDQLDMLVDIKSKEELLGEIIGLLQSPAKNVISALKSGGGTIAGLIKTLSERPE; encoded by the coding sequence ATGACAAGAGAAGAAAAATCACAAGTAATTGAGGAGTTAACTGCAGAATTAGCTAATAATGCAAATATCTATTTAGCTGATATTTCAGGATTAAATGCAGATACTACTTCAAATTTACGTCGTGCTTGTTTTAAAGCAAACGTAAAATTAGCAGTTGTAAAGAATACATTACTTGAAAAAGCAATGGAAGCATCAGAAAGAGATTTCGGAAACCTTCCATCTGTATTAAAAGGAAATACATCTGTGATGTATTCTGAAACAGGTAACGTACCAGCGAAACTTATTAAAACTTTCCGTAAAAAAGCTGAAAAACCTTTATTAAAAGGAGCTTTCATTGAGGAATCTGTTTATATCGGTGACGATCAATTAGATATGTTAGTTGATATTAAGTCTAAAGAAGAGTTATTAGGAGAGATTATAGGATTATTACAATCGCCTGCTAAGAACGTTATTTCAGCACTTAAATCAGGTGGCGGAACTATAGCTGGACTTATCAAAACACTTTCTGAGAGACCAGAATAG
- the rplL gene encoding 50S ribosomal protein L7/L12: MADLKDFAEQLVNLTVKEVNELATILKDEYGIEPAAAAAVAVAGPAAGGDAEEAQTEFDVILKAAGSSKLAVVKLVKELTGLGLKEAKGLVDDAPSAIKEAVTKDEAEALKAQLEEAGAEVELK, translated from the coding sequence ATGGCAGATTTAAAAGATTTCGCAGAACAATTAGTTAACCTTACTGTAAAAGAAGTAAATGAGTTAGCAACTATATTAAAAGATGAGTACGGTATCGAGCCTGCTGCTGCTGCTGCAGTTGCTGTTGCTGGTCCTGCTGCTGGTGGAGACGCTGAAGAAGCTCAAACTGAATTTGATGTTATTTTAAAAGCTGCAGGTAGCTCTAAGTTAGCTGTTGTGAAATTAGTTAAAGAATTAACTGGTTTAGGTTTAAAAGAAGCTAAAGGTTTAGTTGATGATGCACCAAGTGCAATCAAAGAAGCTGTAACTAAAGACGAAGCTGAAGCTTTAAAAGCTCAGTTAGAAGAAGCTGGAGCAGAGGTTGAGTTAAAATAA